In Vigna unguiculata cultivar IT97K-499-35 chromosome 3, ASM411807v1, whole genome shotgun sequence, a single genomic region encodes these proteins:
- the LOC114176564 gene encoding small nuclear ribonucleoprotein SmD3b-like: MSRSLGIPVKLLHEASGHVVTVELKSGELYRGSMIECEDNWNCQLESITYTAKDGKTSQLEHVFIRGSKVRFMVIPDMLKNAPMFKRLDARIKGKGASLGVGRGRAVAMRAKAQAAGRGAAPGRGVPPVRR, encoded by the exons ATGAGCAGAAGTTTGGGAATTCCGGTGAAGCTTCTCCACGAGGCTTCGGGACACGTGGTGACGGTGGAGCTCAAGAGCGGAGAACTCTACAGAGGGAGCATGATCGAATGCGAGGACAATTGGAACTGTCAACTCGAGAGCATCACCTACACTGCAaag GATGGAAAAACATCGCAACTTGAGCACGTGTTTATTCGAGGAAGCAAAGTCAG GTTTATGGTCATACCAGACATGCTGAAGAATGCTCCTATGTTTAAGCGTTTGGATGCAAGAATCAAG GGCAAGGGTGCATCACTCGGTGTTGGTAGGGGCAGAGCTGTTGCAATGCGAGCAAAG GCTCAAGCTGCTGGTCGTGGAGCTGCACCTGGAAGGGGTGTACCACCAGTGAGGAGGTGA